Within Candidatus Zixiibacteriota bacterium, the genomic segment CGGGTGATGGCCCCGAACGAGACAATCTTCTGGCCCTCAAATCGAAACTCCGGCATGGCGATAAGATCGAGTTCAGGGGGCAAATCGATAATAGTGAGGTGCCTGATTTTCTGCGGGAACTGGATATTTTCGTGTTGCCGTCGCGTTTCGAGAGTTTTGGTGTGGCGGCTGTGGAAGCTTCGGCTGTCGCTCTGCCGGTTGTAGCTTACGATGTCGGAGGTGTGCCGGAAGTTGTTGTAAATCGCGAAACCGGGATATTATCACCCGCAGGCGACAGGCAGGCGTTTCAGGATGCATTGGCTGAATTGATTGAGAATAAAAGCCTCCGTAATCAATATGGCCAAAAGGGAAGAAAGTTAGTTCGGGACAGCTATGACATCAGGGATTCAGTTAACAAGCAAATCGATATTTACCAGGATGTGATTACACGAAGATCTTAATTAGATTGAAATCCAACCAATAATTTCTTACTATCTGATGATAAGCTGAAAGGAGTTTTATGGCTGTCAGGGGCGTGCCCTTTTATCGCATGAAGTTCACCAAATCCGAATTGTCGGCGGTCGAAAAAGTGCTCAAAAGCGGATGGC encodes:
- a CDS encoding glycosyltransferase; the encoded protein is NDSLIRIGTAKILYHIYQIDSLMTIFDSLCERYDNIRLSIAGDGPERDNLLALKSKLRHGDKIEFRGQIDNSEVPDFLRELDIFVLPSRFESFGVAAVEASAVALPVVAYDVGGVPEVVVNRETGILSPAGDRQAFQDALAELIENKSLRNQYGQKGRKLVRDSYDIRDSVNKQIDIYQDVITRRS